In the genome of Harmonia axyridis chromosome 4, icHarAxyr1.1, whole genome shotgun sequence, the window ataaactttctactcataaatttgaatttgagtactttGTTGTATAAgtactacgacggtatttttttcctaactatatttataggaatcgatgtgaagaactaaactaaatttcaaaaagtgatttcgaaaatgctttttttctcaaaacatacttgaaaaataaaactagtgaaaatagactgaatgggttagctcttttaaagttgatatatcTAAAAAGAAcaatataagattttttttataatatgtaaaaccccccccgaaactgaaacctggctacgcccgtggtgCAGGCTCGTTACAATTgatgtcgaataaaaaaaatgcctATATCTACTTATCTACTTGTTACTTTGACAAACTTCAGGGGGTGATTGCTCATAATATTCTAATatgaattttccaaataaatttacagggtgattcaccgcgatgaccTATCAGAAGTTTATGGAAAAATGATtacaattttgtgctgaaaatttgcatgttttagacaatgatcttcctccctaaaatattttcagatttctacaatttccggttataccggaaatggaccactttttttttctttttttattatctcgAAAAAAGGGTTTCTACACTTATCGAGACACTATTATTTATTCCTTAATTTAATGTTTCTGCTGTATATGTTTGGGCGAATaaacaattaatttattcattttcttatttcaaatggcacacccagtatattatttcatcattagattagattagcttttttgatgacaatttctgGAATAGGCCTcatcttgggtaaaaactcaacggttcatgagttaataggattcttattaacaaaatggtggcgacgaggactcacattctTTTAATATTCCTGTAAACcaatttttttccgagaaaatccCTATCATTTTccattctgcaaatacgtagtattataagactgtttgcagtttggatcaacaatttacagggtgttcatcAAAATATCATGagcttggacaactcaaattcatcaaaactcaagattttcaaataagaacctatattttttattatttcagtctattctacgtacaaaaatagtgattaggggggttacttaagcaaaaaAGGGGccatgaaattaaaatttggtAAAGAaggaaaaacatttttgacatcTAGGACATGTCCTTAAAGGTTAGCCCTTAACTTAACCAATAAGTTGTTCAAATAGTTCATTGTTCAAttggaaaaagtttttttgtagACATAAATCTGTAGTGTAGGTATCACAGGAGTTACTGGTATGATTAAcgatcaaaaatgttttctcctTCTTTACCAAATTTCAAGCCCTTTTTTAGTTTTCTTATCATTTTTGGTAAAGAaggagaaaacatttttgatatCTGGGACAtggccacaaaaaaaaaactttcaactgAACCAATACTTTTTTGTTGAAttggaaaaagtttttttgtagaaataatTCTGCACAGGATTAACGATATGATTAAcgatcaaaaatgttttctcctTCTTCACCAAATTTCGAAGCCCTTTTTTAGTTTTCTTGCCATTTTTGTACATATGTATATTCTGTATTATTTGTAGAATCTTCAGTGTCTGAAGATGAACCTGATAAAAGTTCGAAACTGCACGGTTACACATTGTAATCCCCAAATTGTTAACGTTAGATTTTGGTGGTAAAACATATTTTAATCAAATACCAATCTTGCTAGTAGAAATCGAAATGGTATAATTAATCCTTAATTCTCATTGAATACGTCACATATCTTGGGAGTTCCAACTTAAATTTCCACCCAAGCCCGCCTAAGATGACGAATGAACTATCCTAGAATTTTCTTGTCTTCTCAAATTTCCACACACTCACAACTCATATTCACATCtctaatttttcatttaaagtaATGAGGTGTAATTACAATGTGTAAAAGAAGTTCCTAGAAGTTAATTTAACACTTTATTGAAACCATATGATACTGTCGTAATAACGATTGGGTTCATAGGCCTCAAATCTTGTGTGGATTCTTTGTTTAGGTCAAAATTCTTTTCAGTGCGCTCCTTAAGTGATGTTAATCGTTCGGAGTTCCTTAATGAACCGAACTGATTATACTTTTCAATCTGAAGAAGTCGTTATGGAAATGGAAGAATGAAGATTGCACATTTTGCgataaaatatcataataataaaacttcagCTCACTGACGATCATATCAAGACTATGAAATAACTCAGTAATGCTTAGCAGTTTTCAACCAAAGcctttatgaatataataatcaAGATAAAAGACTACAAATTTTGAATCTTGAAACCATGAAATAGATGCCAAGGGAATTGAGGCTAATCTACGCACTGACAAAAATATTCCTGATGAGCGTAAAAAGTTCGATCATCTTAGGAACCCGTTGAGCGTTTATCATTAATTTGATATAGATTGTCAGAATTGGGGAGTCTAGCGGTGAactatatttttctctaattctgtggttattccgttcattcttccacatcttgtagaacaaaatcgtgcgagaatatatcagaaacgcacagtttgcatggttatattttattattctatgttggtactccgaactttccgccacggctttatctgtcaattcatcaatttgccttaaagaaatcagttctgccaaccaacatttttcaatgcaaaaatcactaaattatatttatggaaatatttcattaatttcaatgaaaatgcaatgaattagagaaaataatgtataatacccgtacagaaggctcattctaccactcgttcattccaaaactcgccacttcgtgcctcgtttttgaattttgaactcgtggaagaatatcaatgccttctgcacttgtattataaataactattcactagctgacccggcgaactttgtaccgccctataatcaaacaatatctgttacctttttatctgaattaagttaatttctttattaagtaTTGCTGTTGGtatattaataaatcaaaattattccaaaaacaaagtttttatTATTCTAATGCTTTATGATATACACAATATTcttagttttattttctggCGCGTCTAAATAGTGTTGTTGGTATTCCGACACGGGAACAGGCGACATATAACTGGCCAtgtgaaaaacatgaattttcaagattaATGCCACAAACACTTAGCGACTACCCTTGGTCCAATTGCAACgatatgcagtgtactgtagtcaatttctttgttataattaaatgcagctctataggggttaaacgcaacacttctattttgttggttccggttccatcgattctgtccaacttcattccgcgtttcacgttgctcatcagtttgacttgctcttgtatttctttgacttgcagcattacgggttctgcgacttaagtttgtacgtctaattgccggcatttttagaaacaaaaattcaaccgaAAATAAATGGTCGGTCAAAACTTTCCAACACTATATTAATTTGACTAACCTTGTTGAACGAACACTTCAGAAAAAAACACACACTACAAATTATCCTGTAGAAACCAATGTGAAAAGTACACtaagaaatggtaaatgaattatgtaggtattCTGTTATTATAACTCCGACCACAGACCAACTCTGACCGATATATTTGCAAAGAGCATGTAAACTACATTTCTTTGTtttaatgtcaactacgtgaatattaCTGCCAGTGATACAtcattttattaaaaaagtgaAATGTTCTAGTTTCCTGTGAAACATTCGTATTTTTTCCTTACATAAGAACCTTctcctaataataacaaatacctaCAACAACAAAAGAATTACTGAAATCGGTCCAGCCATTCACTCGTGATGCCGTGACCAAGGGAAAAAgggattcatttatttatatatatatagattataTCTACCTGAAAACCACAGATTGTGAagaaacatttattttcaaaacatgtaattttaatttttgtcagTTGAAATATATTTGCATGCAAACGCCTAGTAACATTGTTAGAATAATTCAAGTCGAATTGTCTTAtatttcagaaagtttattcaaTTGATGATAACAactgaaaagaaatatattcTTTCATAAACTGAAAAACTTCCTATTTACTTCCCCCCATAAAAACCCCGATCATTTCTAATCTTTTAATTGTTTCAAACCACCCTCTTATAGGGTGAATTCTATTCACAGGTAGTTTTGGTTGGTTTTTAGATCGATTAGTTGGTATACCTCCAGATTTCTTTCCgtataatttttgaattccttttATATCATCAGGGTGAAGATCTTTTTTCCAAGAATAGGGGTAATAGGGCCACATAACAGACTCCTTTACTTTAGAGTGTCCGAGTCCCAGACTGTGACCAAATTCATGTGTTGCCACCTGGTATAAGTCTAATCCACGACCAGGACCAATCCTCCAACGTTCTGAGTCGTCAAAATGTATGGCACCTCCATTTCTCTGAAAAAAGTGAGGTGAATCTTCCATattgaaatacaatattttagatttttcatgtttatcggAGGAGAAACTATTATAACTATTCtattttttacaataattaCTACTCTATTGACGAATTAACGAATCAGACCGATATTCCTCAACCGAAAAAGGACTTTTGGAGAAATAACTCCTTGATTACTTTCctgaatatttatttgtttgaaGATTTCCAATGAGAAGGCACATGATTGATCTGATACCTCGATATAATGGAGAACGTTCGAAATTATGAGTGCAATGCTTAAGAAACAGAAGCACCTGTGAATTACGTGTTCTGTGATCGTGCGAACTAGCAAGTTTTTTCCAGTTAGTCTCATCACAAGCCTATATATGATATTTGAATATGTATACATGGAAGTGATAGAATCACATTGGCGACAAACATAGGTTGACATGATGCTCGATAGTTCAAACCGAAAATGAGACGCATAACTCTTTTCTGTGCCACAGTCTCCCGAAAGCAAAATATTGTATGAGATATGACAGTTAACAAGACTCAATAAGAGAACCAGGTGGTAGGGATGTTTTCAGTCTACTTATTCCATAAgcattataaatttttctgCATAGGACATCAACCAACTAAAACATCGATCCATGTGGATAATATAAGTAATAAGCAGGATGGGGCAAGTCCTTTATGAAGAGCAAGAATAGTAGAGGTCCCATTACAGAGCTCTGAGGAACACCCATTTCTCTTCCTCACTGACATACTTCTGTGATGGAGAAAACTATGCAGCCAATCACAAAAAATAACTCTAAAGCCAAGACTGTAACATTTATCAATGATGAACCTAAATGCTAGAGTATCAAAGAAAAAGAGCGAAAAAAATTTCTGCCACCAGTAATTTTAAATCCAAGATTTCGTAAACTGATTCAACAAATTTGAGTGCGACCGTCTGAGTGAAGCAACCAACTTTAAAACAGTGGTGGGCTTTTTTGAGGATATTTAATGTATTCAAATATGCCTTCATTTTCTCGAAAACCACTCTCTCAAAAGCTTTGGAGAGAACACTAGGAATCGATATTGGTCGATAGTTTGATAAAACAAATGAACAAAATCAAGTACTTGTGATTCTGAATAACTGACAGCCTAGATACAGATGTTGAAATAAGATCAAGGTTGATCAGTGTCAATTGCTCAAGTTTATGATAAAGGGCGAAACAGAGAGAATACAAGGAGCAGGAATGAGGCAACCCTCCTGGGTGAAGAATATAAAAGACTGGAAAGGGATGAATTTCCAAACGTTGGTTCACACAAGAGCTTGACATTGTTGTCGCCAATCTTTACTAGAAGAGATCTTCGGAGATCTCAGAACTGTATAGAACATCTTCAAGGTTTCAATTCCCGCACTTATGAACGTGTGCTCGGAAGCTCCTAACTTTTTTTGACTTACGTTagtactttcctcattttttcgatatactacttgaattttctatgattctgacgCCGCTCTAAGATTCATCGTAGCACGAATGtcgaaattgatattttatacATGGTGGGGTTaaaataaagacctttattattataactATTAATTTCAAGTCGGTCAGATCTGTGCAATTGAGAGCTACAAATAAATAGTCAGAATCTTTTTTCTTCGATcgatcacatttttttattgaaatagtgtattctaaaacaagttgtagAATAGCATCCtattcatgggcgcccgcagaaatttttctcagggggggcaaaatgaaaataattgaaaaacaataaggcatccatgattgtcgtaggcgacatcagtattccgtttctttctatttctgtatttatatttttcaccagcgtctactctgaatttcaaaagatcactaaaagtggtacagggtggacaaaaatacaatagtttcgtgtgtgctcataaaataacgcataatattctttattagttaaattaacaatattatcaaaaatacttattgtctagcgctaattggtttgaatgtaacaccctgtagtttgttacatttttagattaataaaaatgagctgtttccaaacatgtttggtacttttggtctagcagacagaatatgaaagaaattatttcatatttttatacatttttatcaatctaaaaatgtaacaaactacagggtgttatattcaaaccaattgccgtatttttgataatattgttaatttaactaataaagaatattacgggtcactttatgagcacacacaaaactattgtatttttgtccaccctgtaccaattggaatcaacatgtgatacatttttggaatctgctcagccagagtaatcggaaaattgagtcaaaatgggagtattccattaaaaaaaaatgacgctgacgtcattactcgaaagtaattcaccctgtatattagattattatttcaaaatacggtaaattaaaataaagaatcgacatgtttcaggattattccttaaaatggtctgtttagctgaaaatgaatattgttccatacttaacggttacggacgcagtgtataagatgaatttataaacaaattgacacgcatggagtgctttcgattccatgatttttcttcacccaagaagtgctcaacgcgcctaaaaaagtttttaattcaaaaaatacctctgccgattatggattatatgtatagtatgtaattccattgaaaaccggaaaatagttgtgaatctattactttccttttttccttgacctctggattgagaaagtaatattgagggtgttgtgctgaaaaatgaggcatccaaaatctcagggggggccatggccccccctggcccccccctgcgggcgcccatgatcctattccaacacgaatgcgaacgCATGAGTGCTGTAATGGGTTCAtatagcactgtttttagtactgtaatgaactcattacgatactgaaatctGAGATAGAGAAACAAACTTACAGGATAGAATGCATGTGCTAGTGCCCCACCAGGTCCATCGAAGGGGGAATGAGGTCCATGATGTCCTTTTTCGAATCTGATGTCTATTTTACCTCGTTTAGATGGTTCGAACGTTAAATCTGTGTACTTCGACCATAAATTGGTGGCTTTCTGTATGGTTCTGtctatttcttttcttttgagTTGTTTCGTATACTTAGATATTTTGTAGGTCAAATGTTTCGTATTCCATATAAAAACTAAAAACACAAAcatataagaattttttttctcggttTTAATGAGTGTTCgatgaaatgaaaaactttCCAACTTGAAGATGACTATGTTGAGGAATAAAGTAAAATTTTCAAGCAAAAATGTATTTCACTGGTTGAGTCCGGGTCTAATTGACTGAAGTGTTACTCAATTAGAGTAAATACGAATTGAGCAttacctcaaaaaattgttcaaCTATACGATAATATGTATACACAGGGTGTTCAAGATCGACGGCCTATTAGGCGTTTCTgaagaacggggccgatttgaaatctgaaaattcggaatatgacattgttcatgatgccctattcagccaaaatattttcaaagttccggcacttccggttatagaAGATATATATAGCCTCAAGCAGAttgatcaccagcaacgtcatATCTTCGCTGATCAGTTCCTTGAAATGCATCTAAATGATCTGATTTTCATCGAACAATCTTTCTCAGTGATtaggcccattttcacctcggaggTTACGTTATTAAGCAGATTTCTCGTACTTGAggtcggaaaatccaagaataattgttgaaaagcatctccatcctcaacgtctCACTAGTTTatgcggtttttgggctggtatTGTGATTGGATCTTACTCATTCGAAAACGAGGCTGGTACAACTTTTACGGA includes:
- the LOC123678081 gene encoding matrilysin-like; this encodes MDVLYFSIILTFFCLPIDGAKSTKFKKTVEYLAQYGYLEKNSMSNSSSLSGKSFRNSLREFQSFVGIPVTGKMDKPTMKMMSAPRCGVPDKSRKSNREKRYSTQVFIWNTKHLTYKISKYTKQLKRKEIDRTIQKATNLWSKYTDLTFEPSKRGKIDIRFEKGHHGPHSPFDGPGGALAHAFYPRNGGAIHFDDSERWRIGPGRGLDLYQVATHEFGHSLGLGHSKVKESVMWPYYPYSWKKDLHPDDIKGIQKLYGKKSGGIPTNRSKNQPKLPVNRIHPIRGWFETIKRLEMIGVFMGGSK